In a genomic window of Polycladomyces abyssicola:
- a CDS encoding Tad domain-containing protein has product MLKVLGNKKGGATTMWLMLLPAFLMIGLFFGSMFMVKMSHSSAEVAADAGSIAATKKLDEWILPKLPLPAQGPVTIPGATDRLGNEKIQEMLSKVDQQLLANLADQILKQKEQEMVEAVRYYVQKNGGDAHGKIIYPVEGGRIEVRARVKYRPPIFQDFFQDTYIQGSGMGPKREFLKLLPKREITF; this is encoded by the coding sequence ATGTTAAAGGTACTTGGAAATAAAAAAGGTGGGGCAACAACGATGTGGTTGATGTTGTTGCCCGCCTTCCTGATGATTGGGCTGTTTTTTGGCAGTATGTTTATGGTGAAAATGTCGCATTCATCTGCCGAAGTAGCAGCGGATGCGGGAAGTATTGCCGCTACCAAGAAACTCGATGAATGGATACTTCCCAAACTCCCCTTGCCGGCACAAGGACCTGTCACCATACCTGGTGCAACAGATAGATTGGGGAACGAGAAGATTCAAGAAATGCTGTCCAAGGTGGATCAACAGCTGTTGGCAAATTTAGCGGATCAGATATTAAAACAAAAGGAACAAGAGATGGTGGAAGCTGTTCGCTACTATGTTCAAAAAAATGGCGGGGATGCTCACGGGAAGATCATCTATCCAGTGGAGGGAGGGAGAATCGAAGTCCGAGCCAGAGTTAAGTATCGGCCACCGATTTTTCAGGACTTTTTCCAAGATACCTATATTCAAGGATCAGGGATGGGGCCGAAACGTGAGTTTTTAAAATTGCTTCCCAAACGAGAGATTACCTTTTAA
- a CDS encoding TadE/TadG family type IV pilus assembly protein, with translation MKANVLFKALKARKGSVTIEFVFLIPLFIFMALFLWQVALAGLAVIQTESALRDAVRVAAVTGDVNKARQQAYSSFGSSANYNLSKVNVSINDDQAMVTATTEIRLLFLKSQSISYSDSAQAPVID, from the coding sequence GTGAAAGCCAATGTGCTTTTCAAAGCTCTCAAAGCAAGAAAAGGATCGGTAACCATAGAGTTTGTCTTTTTGATCCCTCTCTTTATCTTCATGGCACTGTTCCTTTGGCAGGTGGCATTGGCAGGTTTGGCAGTTATTCAGACGGAATCCGCATTAAGAGATGCTGTCAGAGTGGCGGCAGTGACTGGGGATGTAAATAAAGCAAGACAACAAGCCTATTCATCCTTTGGCAGTTCTGCAAACTATAATCTCAGCAAAGTAAACGTGAGTATTAATGATGATCAAGCTATGGTGACCGCAACTACAGAAATCCGCCTGTTATTCCTAAAATCACAGTCGATCTCCTATTCGGATTCAGCTCAAGCCCCGGTGATCGATTGA
- a CDS encoding vWA domain-containing protein: MKCTLKKLFIGVIFTSLLFSGCSQTNNVHKNTQAKESNKSPAVATDIQGILKQKPGKFSGDHFDENQLKKIIQLWPNNMSAQEAYNRIVPLVAEDYASQVKKLDNLDPTIKSDIKQPGSIKAPNGQPLTKMNVEILIDSSGSMAGQVQGQTKMDLAKQAVQQFAANLPEGANVAVRVYGNKGTNSEKDKAISCSSSEILYPLQKYDASRFQQSIANLKPAGWTPLAASIKSAQNDLAKQQGEGIQNIIYVVSDGVETCGGNPVQEAKNLHNSNIKAVVNIIGFDVDDAGQKALKAVAEAGGGSYQTVNNQEDLRSYFEREKARLDEEWREWSLNSWKDVTDKSISKWNNLKEIVFSFHDMNSRENDHLHSLKDILVENGKIENEDALKTMIVQRFELIKKYIVDRNKNIETAINSNEAKTIEDINKKEQEERNKLK; encoded by the coding sequence ATGAAGTGCACATTGAAAAAACTTTTTATTGGGGTGATTTTTACTTCGCTCCTGTTTAGTGGCTGCTCCCAAACAAATAATGTACATAAAAACACCCAAGCCAAAGAATCCAATAAATCCCCTGCTGTTGCGACAGATATCCAGGGTATTCTCAAGCAAAAACCAGGAAAATTTTCCGGGGACCACTTTGATGAAAACCAACTGAAAAAGATCATCCAATTATGGCCGAACAACATGTCGGCCCAAGAGGCATATAACCGCATCGTTCCTTTGGTAGCGGAAGATTACGCTTCACAAGTAAAAAAGCTCGACAACCTGGACCCAACGATAAAATCCGATATTAAACAACCCGGCAGCATTAAAGCACCCAATGGACAACCACTTACCAAGATGAATGTGGAAATCCTCATAGATAGCAGTGGAAGCATGGCCGGTCAGGTTCAGGGACAAACAAAAATGGATCTAGCCAAGCAAGCAGTCCAACAATTTGCGGCCAATTTACCGGAAGGGGCTAATGTTGCAGTTCGTGTTTACGGTAATAAAGGTACAAACAGTGAAAAAGATAAGGCCATTTCATGCAGCAGCAGTGAAATCCTTTACCCGCTTCAAAAATATGATGCCAGTCGCTTCCAACAATCAATCGCCAATTTAAAACCAGCTGGGTGGACACCGTTGGCGGCTTCGATCAAATCCGCACAAAATGATTTGGCTAAACAACAGGGAGAAGGAATCCAAAACATTATCTATGTTGTAAGTGACGGGGTGGAAACGTGTGGAGGAAACCCTGTTCAGGAAGCCAAAAACCTGCATAACTCCAACATCAAGGCAGTGGTCAACATTATTGGTTTTGATGTGGATGATGCAGGACAGAAAGCATTAAAAGCAGTCGCCGAAGCGGGTGGGGGTTCCTATCAAACGGTGAATAATCAAGAGGATCTAAGATCCTATTTTGAGAGGGAAAAAGCTCGATTGGATGAAGAATGGCGCGAGTGGTCACTTAATAGTTGGAAAGACGTTACGGACAAATCAATCTCTAAATGGAATAATCTTAAAGAAATTGTATTTAGTTTTCATGATATGAACTCTCGGGAAAATGATCATTTGCACTCACTAAAAGATATTCTAGTGGAAAATGGAAAAATCGAAAATGAAGATGCATTAAAAACCATGATTGTTCAGCGGTTTGAATTGATCAAAAAATACATTGTAGATAGGAACAAGAACATCGAAACTGCTATAAACAGCAATGAAGCAAAGACGATCGAGGATATAAATAAAAAAGAACAAGAGGAGCGAAATAAATTAAAATGA